One genomic segment of Candidatus Methanosuratincola sp. includes these proteins:
- the hisH gene encoding imidazole glycerol phosphate synthase subunit HisH has product MRVAVLDMGLGNLLSIRRGFERAGMGVSGSANTSTSAEVEVVIAQSDSDADRADAVVIPGVGAFRDGARALLERFGGTAERIRSGTVPALGVCLGMQLLFTRSFEGGEYLGLGIIRGDVVRLPETVKVPHMGWNSVRVIKQSVLTENIADGEYFYFVHSYYCRPDGGDVTIAETEYGVPIPAIVGKGAVFGTQFHPEKSGEAGRTVIRNFLEAAKR; this is encoded by the coding sequence ATGAGGGTTGCTGTGCTTGACATGGGGCTGGGGAACCTCCTGAGCATAAGGAGGGGGTTCGAGAGGGCAGGCATGGGCGTTTCTGGGAGCGCGAACACCAGTACAAGCGCTGAAGTCGAGGTGGTCATAGCACAGAGCGACAGTGATGCGGATCGCGCAGACGCGGTCGTTATCCCGGGCGTCGGGGCCTTCAGGGACGGGGCAAGGGCGCTCCTGGAGCGCTTCGGCGGGACGGCCGAACGGATCCGTAGCGGCACGGTCCCAGCGCTCGGGGTCTGCCTCGGGATGCAGCTGCTGTTCACGAGGAGCTTCGAGGGCGGGGAATACCTAGGCCTCGGGATAATAAGGGGTGACGTTGTGAGACTGCCGGAGACTGTAAAGGTCCCCCACATGGGCTGGAACAGCGTCAGGGTGATTAAGCAGTCCGTGTTGACGGAGAACATCGCAGATGGGGAGTACTTCTACTTTGTCCATTCGTACTACTGCAGGCCAGATGGGGGCGATGTGACGATTGCCGAGACAGAATACGGCGTGCCGATTCCAGCGATTGTAGGGAAGGGAGCGGTCTTTGGGACGCAGTTCCACCCCGAGAAGAGCGGCGAGGCAGGGCGAACGGTCATAAGGAACTTCCTGGAGGCGGCCAAACGTTGA
- a CDS encoding anaerobic ribonucleoside-triphosphate reductase activating protein, which produces MCEEACVYAPEVIPLSLCDYPGEPAIVIFFSGCNYRCGYCQNWRIRDQDRSHLVRLDRIERVLEGGRLVTACKVTGGEPLLQPGALMRIAKKAKSLGYKFGIDTNGTFPERLSAVLPMIDLVSIDVKTALNDLEYSKVTGVEKPMAARVIESIRIALESEAFVDLRMVVIPGVNDNAEVISSIGRDLKRMGYAEKASAGRASFTLVEFVPENAGSREYAAMRSPSVDELLELGRAMPLHNVRVSHRALGYCVSIDRILH; this is translated from the coding sequence GTGTGCGAAGAAGCCTGTGTCTATGCCCCTGAGGTCATTCCCCTCTCCCTCTGCGACTACCCGGGGGAGCCTGCGATAGTCATCTTCTTCTCCGGTTGCAACTACCGGTGCGGTTACTGCCAGAACTGGAGGATAAGGGACCAAGATAGGTCGCACCTCGTGAGGCTCGACCGAATCGAGAGGGTGCTCGAGGGCGGGAGACTAGTCACAGCATGCAAAGTGACAGGCGGGGAACCGCTGCTCCAGCCTGGGGCGCTGATGAGGATTGCGAAGAAGGCGAAGTCGCTGGGCTACAAGTTTGGGATCGATACGAATGGGACATTCCCAGAGCGGCTATCTGCGGTACTGCCGATGATCGACCTCGTTTCGATCGACGTGAAGACTGCCCTCAACGACCTTGAGTACAGCAAGGTGACAGGGGTGGAAAAACCTATGGCAGCGCGCGTTATCGAGTCGATAAGGATCGCGCTGGAGTCTGAGGCATTCGTGGACCTGCGCATGGTGGTCATCCCGGGGGTAAATGACAACGCTGAAGTGATCAGTTCAATAGGCCGGGATCTGAAGAGGATGGGCTATGCTGAGAAGGCCTCGGCAGGGAGGGCCAGCTTCACCCTAGTTGAGTTTGTCCCAGAGAATGCTGGGAGCAGAGAATACGCTGCGATGCGGAGCCCATCGGTCGACGAGCTCTTAGAGCTGGGCAGGGCAATGCCGCTGCACAACGTGCGGGTCTCGCACCGCGCGCTTGGCTATTGCGTCAGCATAGATAGAATTCTGCATTGA
- the hisA gene encoding 1-(5-phosphoribosyl)-5-[(5-phosphoribosylamino)methylideneamino]imidazole-4-carboxamide isomerase has translation MIEVIPAVDISRGKCVRLTKGRIDEAKVYFEDPLEAAMKWEGEGASWIHAIDLDAAIGIGSNADQIKRIIKNVGVKVEVGGGIRSLETAGDYIRAGAGRIIFGTGALDANLMRAGIREFGADSVMAAVDHLAGRVAVKGWKEMAGIDATLLCRRLEEVGVKIFMMTAIDRDGTMKGPNIEYSLRAASEIKGKVYLAGGFSTLYDLAMLRESRAAGVIVGKALYEGAFTLKEAMGAVI, from the coding sequence TTGATCGAAGTCATACCTGCCGTGGACATATCGAGGGGGAAGTGCGTCAGGCTCACTAAAGGCAGGATCGACGAGGCTAAGGTATACTTCGAGGATCCGCTAGAGGCAGCAATGAAGTGGGAGGGCGAAGGAGCAAGCTGGATACACGCAATCGACCTGGACGCGGCTATAGGCATAGGGAGCAACGCAGACCAGATAAAGCGCATAATAAAGAACGTTGGCGTGAAGGTAGAGGTCGGGGGAGGTATAAGGAGCCTCGAAACTGCCGGGGATTACATCAGGGCGGGTGCAGGGAGAATCATCTTTGGAACTGGGGCTTTGGACGCTAACTTGATGAGGGCAGGCATAAGGGAGTTTGGAGCGGACAGCGTAATGGCAGCAGTGGATCACCTTGCAGGGAGGGTGGCTGTGAAGGGATGGAAGGAGATGGCTGGCATCGACGCCACCCTGTTGTGCCGAAGGCTGGAGGAGGTAGGCGTGAAGATCTTCATGATGACAGCAATTGACAGGGATGGGACGATGAAGGGCCCGAACATCGAGTACTCGCTCCGGGCGGCCTCAGAGATCAAAGGCAAGGTCTACCTTGCAGGGGGGTTCTCGACCCTGTACGACCTGGCGATGCTCAGGGAATCCAGAGCCGCAGGGGTTATTGTCGGCAAAGCACTGTACGAGGGCGCGT
- the hisG gene encoding ATP phosphoribosyltransferase has translation MSLDGGRIIFALPNKGRMRDPALTLLESAGIKGIGEERAYLSKTTDPGIDLLSVRAADIPVYVYYGIADLGITGRDIVAETGLEVYELVDLGFGCCDLVIAVGRESGISNPSEIPHGSKVATEFPNITKAYFDELGIQVETITLKGAVEIAPRLGLATAIVDISSTGATLEKNRLVAVGKVMSSSARLICNKIAYKTKYDKVETITNKLKGLSP, from the coding sequence ATGAGCCTTGACGGGGGGAGGATAATATTCGCCCTGCCAAACAAGGGGAGGATGCGGGATCCGGCGCTGACCCTCCTCGAGTCGGCAGGGATAAAGGGGATTGGCGAGGAGAGGGCTTACCTCTCGAAGACAACGGATCCTGGCATCGATCTCCTCTCTGTGAGGGCTGCCGATATCCCGGTATATGTATACTACGGGATCGCTGACCTCGGGATAACAGGCAGGGACATCGTGGCTGAGACCGGACTCGAGGTCTACGAGCTCGTCGACCTGGGTTTCGGATGCTGCGACCTCGTTATAGCGGTCGGCAGGGAGAGCGGGATCAGTAACCCTTCAGAGATCCCCCACGGCTCCAAGGTCGCGACTGAGTTCCCGAATATCACGAAGGCGTACTTCGACGAACTCGGGATCCAAGTCGAGACGATCACCCTCAAGGGGGCTGTCGAGATAGCCCCGAGACTCGGTCTCGCGACAGCAATCGTGGACATCTCGAGCACCGGTGCAACCCTCGAGAAGAACAGGCTGGTCGCCGTCGGAAAGGTCATGAGCTCCTCGGCAAGGCTGATCTGCAACAAGATTGCGTACAAGACAAAGTATGATAAGGTCGAAACGATAACTAACAAGCTGAAGGGGTTGAGTCCTTGA
- the hisC gene encoding histidinol-phosphate transaminase, whose translation MDDNDFVVDRLRGLLSEKRGKDAYASMSGEGRARMGLNENMLVNKFFSDTLLAEAVKRVDVREYPPPKGWAAARAIAENLGLWEDEVLIGNGSDEILDLIAKVFLSSEGREAIVVDPTFEMYRFYTRVAGGNVRQVLTTVDFDLSAESVLSAAGDSTKVIFICSPNNPTGRQFNRDEVLRVVEESGKIVVLDEAYVDFAPYSLMGECTQYENLLVMKTFSKAFGMAGLRAGYCVGNARLLEWLRAAQSPFSVNSVAQEMIRLVLENRKVYESFIRQVIEERNYLMAELEMLSGVEAYESDANFILFRLPQGIDSGDVVRRLGEAGIDVRDRGGLPLLENCIRVTVSTREYNLNFIEMLKEAMRDLA comes from the coding sequence ATGGACGACAACGACTTCGTGGTGGACCGCCTCAGGGGGCTCTTGAGCGAAAAGAGGGGGAAAGACGCCTATGCATCCATGTCAGGCGAAGGAAGGGCAAGGATGGGGCTAAACGAGAATATGCTGGTGAACAAGTTCTTCTCAGATACGCTCTTGGCAGAGGCTGTGAAGAGGGTGGACGTGAGGGAGTACCCGCCGCCGAAGGGCTGGGCTGCCGCTAGGGCCATAGCAGAGAATCTCGGTCTTTGGGAGGACGAGGTATTGATCGGAAACGGATCCGACGAGATACTTGACCTGATAGCGAAGGTCTTCCTCTCCTCTGAAGGGCGCGAGGCGATAGTCGTCGACCCGACCTTCGAGATGTACAGGTTCTACACCAGGGTTGCAGGGGGGAATGTGCGGCAGGTTCTGACCACTGTGGACTTTGACCTCAGCGCTGAGAGCGTTCTCTCAGCCGCAGGCGACTCTACAAAGGTCATATTCATCTGCTCGCCAAACAACCCGACCGGGAGGCAGTTCAACAGGGACGAAGTTCTGAGAGTCGTCGAGGAGAGCGGCAAAATCGTAGTGCTGGACGAGGCTTATGTCGACTTCGCGCCCTACTCTCTTATGGGCGAGTGCACCCAATATGAGAACCTGCTGGTCATGAAGACCTTCTCGAAGGCGTTCGGGATGGCTGGGCTCAGGGCGGGGTACTGCGTCGGGAATGCGAGGCTGTTGGAGTGGCTCAGGGCGGCGCAGAGCCCGTTCAGTGTCAACTCGGTCGCGCAGGAGATGATCAGGCTCGTACTCGAGAACAGGAAGGTTTACGAGTCGTTCATAAGGCAGGTGATCGAGGAGAGAAACTACCTCATGGCCGAGCTCGAGATGCTGAGCGGGGTCGAGGCTTACGAGTCCGACGCAAACTTCATACTCTTCAGGCTGCCGCAGGGCATCGACTCTGGCGATGTGGTCAGGCGACTTGGTGAAGCGGGGATAGACGTGAGGGACAGGGGAGGGTTGCCGCTCCTCGAGAACTGCATCAGGGTGACGGTCTCCACGAGGGAGTACAACCTGAATTTCATCGAGATGCTTAAGGAGGCCATGAGGGATCTCGCATGA
- a CDS encoding beta-propeller domain-containing protein: MKQIASYKKAIAVAIPLLLIAFVATAYMMGQPPDPNLKRFSSMDEIKSYLKGTAPSWLPIFYFSNDANRLQATTAEGGMKDYSTTNIQVAGVDEADIVKSDGEYLYVASGDTIYIVKAYPPEEARVVSKIVLNNTYALDVYINGDRLVVIGNGYSVVAFKAYPVSIANSFVRVYDITDRSSPELARELVVNGTISGSRMIGNYVYVVTQKYPYVYDSEEQDYRIELPAYTCEGTTKEIKPEEVYYIESQETYYWFMTVISLNVVDDSVPPSDETFLAGISSTMYVSAENMYLVAHRSYPVRIMIISPSTNAEDWREETLIYRLSLKDGKVALEASGTVPGGVLNQYSMDEHNGYFRVATTEWTSNGSKNALYVMNLKMEIVGSIEGIAPGERIYSARFMGDRCYLVTFRQVDPFFVIDLRDPFNPSILGYLKIPGYSSYLHPLDEDHIIGLGKEGNNLKLSLFNVENVSAPKEVAKFGLEYAYSDSEALYDPKAFLFSASRQILAIPVGWSEDYGAWKYFQGAFVFKASAEEGFVLRGIIVHQSDMSQSYWSFTVRRILYIENALYTVSDDQLRISDFGTLDLIKAIQLR; this comes from the coding sequence ATGAAGCAGATTGCATCCTACAAAAAAGCAATAGCTGTCGCAATTCCCCTGCTACTCATTGCCTTTGTTGCAACAGCGTACATGATGGGACAGCCCCCCGACCCGAACCTTAAGCGTTTCTCCAGCATGGACGAGATCAAGAGCTACCTGAAGGGCACCGCCCCCTCTTGGCTGCCGATCTTCTATTTCAGTAATGACGCAAACAGGCTCCAAGCGACCACCGCCGAGGGCGGAATGAAGGACTATTCGACAACAAACATACAGGTCGCAGGCGTCGATGAAGCAGACATCGTCAAGAGCGACGGGGAGTACCTCTACGTCGCCTCCGGGGACACCATATACATAGTGAAGGCTTACCCCCCTGAGGAGGCAAGAGTCGTCTCAAAGATCGTCCTCAACAATACCTACGCCCTTGACGTTTACATCAACGGAGACCGGCTCGTTGTCATCGGGAACGGCTACTCGGTTGTTGCCTTCAAGGCTTACCCCGTTTCGATTGCCAATTCATTCGTAAGGGTCTACGACATCACCGACAGGTCTTCCCCCGAGCTTGCGAGAGAGCTCGTTGTAAACGGCACCATCAGCGGTTCGAGGATGATAGGCAACTATGTCTACGTAGTCACGCAGAAGTACCCATACGTATACGACTCTGAAGAACAGGATTACAGGATCGAGCTTCCGGCCTATACGTGCGAAGGCACGACCAAGGAGATAAAGCCTGAGGAGGTCTACTACATAGAATCCCAAGAAACATACTACTGGTTCATGACCGTGATCTCCCTGAATGTTGTCGACGACTCAGTCCCGCCGTCGGACGAGACCTTTCTGGCAGGCATCTCTTCGACGATGTACGTCTCAGCAGAGAACATGTACCTCGTTGCCCACCGATCCTACCCGGTGAGGATAATGATCATCTCGCCGAGCACCAACGCCGAGGACTGGAGAGAGGAGACGCTTATCTACAGGCTTAGCCTTAAGGACGGGAAGGTTGCACTCGAGGCGAGCGGCACTGTCCCAGGCGGCGTACTGAACCAGTACAGCATGGACGAACACAACGGGTACTTCAGGGTCGCCACGACCGAGTGGACCTCAAATGGCAGCAAGAACGCGCTCTATGTCATGAACTTGAAGATGGAGATCGTTGGGTCGATCGAGGGGATTGCCCCCGGCGAGAGGATATATTCGGCCAGGTTCATGGGCGACAGGTGCTACCTCGTCACCTTCAGGCAGGTCGACCCGTTCTTCGTGATTGACCTGAGGGATCCGTTCAACCCGTCTATACTAGGGTACCTTAAGATCCCAGGATACTCAAGCTACCTACACCCGCTGGACGAGGACCACATAATCGGTCTAGGCAAGGAGGGGAACAACCTGAAGCTCTCGCTTTTCAATGTGGAGAACGTGAGCGCACCCAAGGAGGTCGCGAAGTTCGGGCTTGAGTACGCTTACTCGGACTCGGAGGCACTCTACGACCCAAAGGCATTCCTCTTCAGCGCCTCGAGGCAGATCCTCGCGATCCCCGTCGGATGGAGTGAGGACTACGGAGCATGGAAATACTTCCAAGGGGCGTTCGTCTTCAAGGCGAGCGCAGAGGAGGGGTTCGTCCTCAGAGGCATAATAGTGCACCAGTCAGATATGTCACAGAGTTACTGGAGCTTCACGGTCAGGCGTATACTTTACATTGAAAACGCTCTCTACACAGTCTCTGACGACCAACTCCGGATAAGCGACTTCGGTACGCTGGATCTGATAAAGGCGATCCAACTCCGGTAG
- a CDS encoding ATP phosphoribosyltransferase regulatory subunit — MWFTRLQTPRGFRDLGPEEVRLYLLVEGRFRETLKKWGYKEVRTSTLDYFDIIRGGAGEGFTDSIFKVQDYDGRLLSLRGEVTTQIARMLASKAKDEGRLCYITNCIRYLESRNLSLREYWQAGAELIGGERVGADAEAVALALEMLDSVGIRASVDLGSMGVIRKLMEKYRIRDYKRLVRAIASKSIDDLRKVTCDMDALEVFTILMTKRGRTDLIKAVDERAGCLEEERAYFEGIYRALEAYGCASRVFVDLSTIREMAYYNGLVFEIFTPGMGLPIGGGGRYDAMMKDFGIDTTATGFALSIDLCIKAIGVADNGKNNDTLKVYYEEGFREKAIGLARLLRKKGRCCTLDIYRGERSGILVGERAVVIGSGEEYEP, encoded by the coding sequence ATTTGGTTCACAAGGCTCCAGACGCCTAGGGGATTCAGGGATCTGGGTCCCGAGGAGGTCAGGCTCTACCTTCTCGTCGAAGGTAGGTTCAGGGAAACACTCAAGAAGTGGGGCTACAAGGAAGTCAGGACCTCAACGCTCGACTACTTTGACATAATAAGAGGCGGGGCAGGCGAAGGGTTCACAGACTCGATTTTCAAGGTACAGGACTACGACGGCAGGCTGCTTTCGCTGAGGGGGGAGGTTACAACCCAGATAGCGAGGATGCTGGCCTCCAAGGCGAAGGACGAGGGCAGGCTCTGCTACATCACAAACTGCATCAGGTACCTTGAGTCGAGGAACCTGTCCCTCAGGGAGTACTGGCAGGCTGGCGCCGAGCTGATTGGTGGCGAGAGGGTCGGAGCGGACGCAGAGGCGGTGGCACTGGCGCTCGAGATGCTCGATTCGGTGGGCATCAGGGCAAGCGTCGACCTCGGGAGCATGGGCGTGATCAGGAAGCTCATGGAGAAGTACAGGATAAGGGACTACAAGAGGCTGGTGAGGGCGATAGCCTCGAAGTCGATCGATGATTTGAGGAAGGTGACCTGCGACATGGACGCCCTCGAGGTGTTCACGATTCTAATGACCAAGAGAGGGCGTACAGATCTGATAAAGGCGGTCGACGAGAGGGCAGGGTGCCTCGAAGAGGAGCGCGCATACTTCGAAGGCATCTACAGGGCGCTCGAGGCCTATGGGTGTGCATCCAGGGTCTTTGTCGATCTCAGCACGATCAGAGAGATGGCATACTACAATGGGCTGGTCTTTGAGATCTTCACCCCAGGTATGGGGCTCCCAATCGGCGGGGGCGGGAGGTACGATGCCATGATGAAGGACTTTGGGATCGACACAACCGCGACCGGATTCGCCCTGAGCATAGACCTCTGCATAAAGGCGATTGGTGTGGCTGATAACGGCAAGAACAACGACACACTGAAAGTTTACTACGAGGAAGGGTTCAGGGAGAAGGCGATCGGCTTAGCAAGACTGTTGAGGAAGAAGGGGAGGTGCTGCACGCTTGACATCTACAGGGGAGAGCGGAGCGGCATACTCGTGGGCGAGAGGGCTGTCGTGATCGGTAGTGGTGAGGAGTATGAGCCTTGA
- the hisD gene encoding histidinol dehydrogenase: MIMYSEYSSAMVQPFQVPREIVDQVSSIVGRVRDFGDAALLEYTERFDRVKLDPDQIRVEWGELRRAYNAIPEGLRCALRNSAERIRTFQELQKPLDFTAAIAPGVSAGIKFDPIQSVGLYVPGGSAAYPSTVLMTAIPARVAGVDRCAVFTPPGKDGKVPEAILAAAYLAEVDEVYRVGGAQAIAAMAYGTGTVKRVEKIFGPGNIYVTVAKMLVSWDVAVDMPAGPSELLVYTEGFENPEWLAFDVLAQCEHDPRAKSVLVTTDARLAEEVANAVDRLVASSPRREILEKSAAQAIALVVGSREEGAKAINEIAPEHLELVGKGAEEVFRMVRNAGAVFIGEYTPVPLGDYTAGTNHVLPTMGWAKRASPLSVRDFMRSREYLKCTRDGLMRIGGDAVILATAEGLLNHARAVSSRMGAQNEGGR, translated from the coding sequence GTGATCATGTACAGCGAGTACTCGTCCGCCATGGTGCAGCCGTTCCAAGTGCCCAGGGAGATCGTTGATCAGGTTTCATCAATAGTGGGGAGGGTTAGGGATTTCGGGGATGCTGCATTGCTGGAGTACACGGAGAGGTTCGATAGGGTAAAGCTGGATCCTGATCAAATCAGGGTCGAGTGGGGAGAGCTGAGGAGGGCATACAACGCCATTCCGGAGGGGCTCAGATGTGCGCTGAGGAACTCCGCTGAGAGGATACGCACGTTCCAAGAGCTTCAGAAGCCGCTGGATTTCACTGCCGCGATAGCTCCAGGCGTCTCGGCAGGGATCAAGTTTGACCCGATACAGTCGGTGGGGCTCTATGTCCCAGGGGGGAGTGCGGCATACCCCTCGACCGTGCTGATGACAGCCATCCCAGCAAGGGTCGCCGGGGTCGACAGGTGTGCCGTGTTTACGCCCCCCGGTAAGGACGGGAAGGTTCCGGAGGCGATACTGGCAGCAGCCTACCTCGCAGAGGTGGATGAGGTCTACAGGGTTGGGGGCGCCCAGGCGATAGCGGCGATGGCTTACGGGACCGGCACTGTGAAGAGGGTCGAGAAGATCTTCGGCCCAGGTAACATCTATGTCACCGTCGCGAAGATGCTCGTCTCCTGGGATGTAGCGGTGGACATGCCGGCGGGCCCGAGCGAGCTCCTAGTCTATACTGAGGGGTTCGAGAACCCGGAGTGGCTGGCTTTCGACGTGCTGGCGCAGTGCGAACATGACCCAAGGGCTAAGTCCGTTCTGGTTACCACGGACGCAAGGCTCGCGGAGGAGGTCGCGAATGCCGTTGACAGATTGGTTGCCAGCTCGCCTAGGAGGGAGATACTGGAGAAGAGTGCTGCCCAAGCTATTGCGCTTGTTGTGGGGAGCCGCGAGGAGGGGGCAAAAGCGATAAACGAGATCGCGCCCGAGCACCTTGAGCTCGTCGGGAAGGGCGCCGAGGAGGTATTCAGGATGGTCAGAAACGCGGGCGCGGTGTTCATCGGCGAGTATACCCCAGTCCCGCTCGGAGACTACACGGCAGGGACTAATCACGTGCTCCCGACCATGGGGTGGGCGAAGAGGGCATCTCCGCTCTCTGTCAGGGACTTTATGAGGTCGAGGGAGTACTTGAAGTGCACGAGGGACGGGCTCATGCGAATAGGGGGCGACGCGGTGATACTGGCCACTGCGGAGGGGCTACTGAACCATGCGCGGGCGGTCTCCTCGAGGATGGGCGCCCAGAACGAGGGGGGGAGGTAA
- the nrdD gene encoding anaerobic ribonucleoside-triphosphate reductase — protein MTEVIMNGKLPPPVRRSDGVIVPFNKELIVKSLLRETQLVKELYGERPLTEDEAKRIADEVQDEILGMRLKMLSGPLIREIVNVKLLEHGFAKHRNVYTRVGMPLYEVYKIDNSDGYESRENANLQPNPETFHKKKADFLSKESYLLMIPSHIADAHLRGDIHLHDLEYWGTRPFCQDWDLRYFFHYGLMPDGTGTHTSVAGPAKHAEVAILHAAKVLGAAQTNFAGGQGFFNFTVFMAPYLKDFDSKRLHQTAQMFLYEMTQLYVARGGQPVFSSIQIESGVPKVWQDAPVVSHGKKWTDLRYGDLEDTVHAFAVALLEEYLKGDAMGKMFNFPKPEVVQRVRYWDDKEFEDVMLRAAELSAKFGSTYYDNMIPAYRGGEDGVSCFQCCAYSFSEDGKSENFHKKVMFEDGAHFSMGGMQVVTVNLPRVAYKSGGDEAKLIEVLKSTMDIAKEALMLKKATIKRQFERGLIPFASQHPRGAPPAVDIDNLSLTIGFVGMNELVQHMTGYEIHEDPSAQKLALKVLIEMDKIRKSYSDETGEKFSIARTPAESAAQRFAVADLIHYPKFARELVKGDLEKGISLLNDTKDIPVYYSNGAHVNVAAQLSLDQRLSIEQRFFPILKGGDIFHVWLGEANPDPEALMKLNMRLAKQSWVGYWSHTKDITVCRDCGYVGGGLSSNCPTCGSPSVKSYSRITGYYQDISSWNAAKRQELKDRYRVRLS, from the coding sequence GTGACAGAAGTTATCATGAACGGGAAACTCCCTCCACCCGTGAGGCGGAGCGACGGAGTTATTGTTCCATTCAATAAGGAACTTATAGTGAAGAGCCTTCTCAGGGAGACGCAGCTCGTGAAGGAGCTGTATGGCGAAAGGCCCCTCACGGAGGATGAGGCTAAGAGGATAGCTGACGAGGTGCAGGACGAGATTCTCGGGATGCGCCTCAAGATGCTCAGCGGTCCCCTGATACGGGAGATAGTCAACGTCAAGCTCCTTGAACACGGCTTCGCCAAGCACAGGAACGTCTACACAAGGGTCGGAATGCCCCTCTATGAGGTGTACAAGATAGACAACTCGGACGGCTACGAGTCCAGGGAGAACGCTAACCTCCAGCCGAACCCAGAAACCTTCCACAAGAAGAAGGCCGACTTCCTCAGCAAGGAGTCATATCTGCTCATGATCCCATCCCACATAGCGGACGCACACCTCCGCGGGGACATCCACCTCCACGATCTGGAGTACTGGGGGACACGGCCGTTCTGTCAGGACTGGGACCTGAGGTACTTCTTCCACTACGGCCTGATGCCGGACGGGACCGGGACGCACACCTCGGTGGCAGGACCAGCGAAACACGCCGAGGTCGCGATCCTGCATGCCGCAAAGGTGCTCGGGGCAGCGCAGACCAACTTCGCCGGAGGTCAGGGCTTCTTCAACTTCACGGTCTTCATGGCGCCATACCTAAAGGACTTTGACTCTAAGCGGCTCCACCAGACCGCGCAGATGTTCCTCTACGAGATGACCCAGCTCTACGTCGCCCGTGGTGGTCAGCCCGTCTTCTCCTCGATACAGATCGAGTCGGGGGTTCCGAAGGTCTGGCAGGACGCACCAGTGGTCTCTCACGGCAAGAAGTGGACCGACCTCAGGTACGGGGACCTCGAGGACACTGTCCACGCCTTCGCAGTTGCGCTCCTCGAGGAGTACTTGAAGGGCGATGCGATGGGCAAGATGTTCAACTTCCCAAAGCCCGAGGTCGTCCAGAGGGTGAGGTACTGGGACGACAAGGAGTTCGAGGATGTGATGCTCAGGGCAGCCGAGCTTTCGGCTAAGTTCGGCTCTACCTACTACGACAACATGATCCCCGCCTACAGGGGAGGGGAAGACGGGGTTTCCTGCTTCCAGTGCTGCGCATACTCATTCTCAGAGGACGGCAAGTCCGAGAACTTCCATAAGAAGGTCATGTTCGAGGACGGGGCACACTTCTCGATGGGTGGCATGCAGGTGGTCACCGTCAACCTTCCGAGGGTCGCCTACAAGTCAGGTGGGGACGAGGCCAAGCTCATAGAGGTGCTCAAGTCCACCATGGACATCGCCAAGGAGGCGCTCATGCTCAAGAAGGCGACGATAAAGAGGCAGTTCGAGAGGGGACTCATACCGTTTGCATCCCAGCACCCTCGAGGCGCACCGCCTGCAGTCGACATCGACAACCTATCGCTCACGATCGGGTTCGTCGGGATGAACGAACTCGTCCAGCACATGACTGGATACGAGATCCACGAGGATCCGTCCGCACAGAAGCTGGCCCTCAAGGTCCTGATCGAGATGGACAAGATAAGGAAGTCATATAGCGACGAGACGGGGGAGAAGTTCTCCATCGCGAGGACTCCTGCCGAGTCCGCCGCACAGCGCTTCGCAGTCGCAGACCTGATACACTACCCCAAGTTCGCGAGGGAACTGGTCAAGGGGGACCTCGAGAAGGGGATCTCCCTGCTGAACGACACGAAGGACATACCCGTCTACTACTCAAACGGTGCACACGTGAATGTCGCCGCACAGCTTTCTCTGGACCAGCGCCTCTCGATCGAGCAGAGGTTCTTCCCGATACTGAAGGGAGGGGACATCTTCCACGTCTGGCTCGGCGAGGCGAATCCGGACCCGGAGGCCCTGATGAAGCTCAATATGAGGCTTGCTAAACAGTCGTGGGTTGGCTACTGGTCGCACACGAAGGACATCACCGTCTGCAGGGACTGCGGTTATGTGGGCGGCGGGCTGAGTTCGAACTGCCCGACCTGCGGGAGCCCCTCCGTGAAGAGCTACTCCAGGATCACCGGCTACTACCAGGACATCAGCTCCTGGAACGCTGCCAAGAGGCAAGAACTCAAGGACAGGTACAGAGTCAGGCTCTCATGA